In Hyla sarda isolate aHylSar1 chromosome 9, aHylSar1.hap1, whole genome shotgun sequence, the following proteins share a genomic window:
- the LOC130291833 gene encoding uncharacterized protein LOC130291833, protein MMSFLLAAILGKPAIKDTTQSDLFSLHRELESTDMVESSIPRGENSTMAPKQRKVVAVAARLFQELADRLQRLSLDEEGACNLPPLPDDDNDWPDTSPAESARTPGGASPVRFSPHHRTWGSWAEIPSEESAVSTPPVVDYSSSSSHEAKIPLSTLPSARSCSPDLPQWIFGDEPGLIKYMHAVLQPIPGKPLPPIPAAQR, encoded by the coding sequence ATGATGTCCTTCCTGCTGgctgccattttggggaagcccgcTATAAAAGACACGACAcagagcgacctcttcagtctgcacagagagctggagagtacagacatggtggagagcagcattccacgtGGTGAGAACAGCACAATGGCACCAaaacagcggaaagttgtggcagtcgcagcccgacttttccaagaacttgctgaccgtctgcagcggttgtcattagatgaagagggggcctgcaatcttcccccactgcctgatgatgacaacGATTGGCCAGACACATCTCCAGCAGAGAGCGCaaggacacctggaggtgcatcgccggtgagattctcccctcaccacagaacttggggctcgtgggccgagatcccatcggaggagtctgcagtgagtaccccgccagtggtggactattcttcctcctccagccatgAAGCTAAAATACCTTTATCtactttgccaagtgcacgatcgtgctcaccagatttgccccagtggatctttggggacgagccgggactTATCaagtatatgcacgcggttctacagcctatacctgggaagccactcccaccaattccagccgcacaaaggtaa
- the LOC130291834 gene encoding carbohydrate sulfotransferase 6-like isoform X1, whose amino-acid sequence MDFHVLTHLDGSYGLIVRFSVTMSIRTLFHFCILLFFIFLSYQIYQITQVSRSSKSYDTEKMPVHVLILSSWRSGSSFMGQIFNHHPDVFYLFEPGHPVWKRFGSLGVGANLLHYPVRDLIRSLFTCDVTPLQQYVFGNGCYISSMSFFAESRALCSPPSCSRPMLPEGYNRTICYQYCRNSTFENMAKTCDTYNHRVMKTVRILDFSVLRPLFWDPALDLRIIHLVRDPRAIASSRRYFSLSADDKVVLKEHDKTINAPVLAKICKAQANINRMAKAEGHHLDGRYMLLRHEDLSREPIVNVRKIFQFSGLKMTTNFESWIYNITHIDESDRIFIPFSKQSSKVIQKWRKTMDFNKVKEIEEYCKEAMDLFGYLPVSSEGDQKNMNIDFVL is encoded by the exons ATGGATTTTCATGTCTTGACGCACCTTGATGGATCCTATGGACTTATTGTGAG GTTCTCCGTCACCATGTCCATCCGTACCCTCTTCCACTTCTGTATTCTTCTCTTCTTCATTTTCCTTTCATACCAAATTTACCAAATCACCCAGGTTTCCAGGTCCTCAAAGTCCTATGATACGGAGAAGATGCCGGTCCACGTTCTCATCTTATCGTCATGGCGTTCGGGCTCCTCATTCATGGGGCAGATCTTCAACCACCACCCTGATGTCTTTTATCTCTTTGAACCTGGACATCCTGTCTGGAAGAGATTTGGAAGTTTAGGGGTTGGCGCCAATTTACTTCACTACCCAGTAAGAGACCTCATCCGCTCACTGTTCACCTGTGATGTTACACCGCTACAACAGTATGTCTTTGGCAATGGCTGCTACATCTCCAGCATGTCCTTCTTTGCAGAGAGTCGCGCTTTGTGTTCGCCGCCATCTTGCTCACGCCCCATGTTACCCGAGGGCTATAATCGCACGATATGTTACCAATACTGTAGGAACAGCACTTTTGAAAACATGGCAAAGACATGTGACACTTACAATCACAGGGTTATGAAAACTGTTCGGATTCTGGACTTTTCGGTCCTCCGTCCACTTTTTTGGGACCCTGCGCTAGATCTTCGGATCATTCACCTGGTGAGAGACCCCAGGGCAATAGCGTCATCGAGGAGATACTTCAGCCTTTCTGCTGATGATAAGGTTGTTCTGAAGGAACATGACAAGACCATAAATGCTCCAGTGTTGGCCAAGATCTGCAAAGCTCAGGCAAATATAAACAGAATGGCCAAGGCGGAAGGGCATCACTTGGATGGGCGATACATGCTCCTGCGCCACGAGGATTTATCCAGAGAGCCCATTGTGAATGTCAGAAAAATATTCCAGTTCTCTGGCCTTAAAATGACCACAAACTTTGAAAGCTGGATCTATAACATCACTCACATTGATGAAAGCGACCGGATATTCATACCGTTCTCTAAACAGTCTTCAAAAGTCATTCAAAAATGGAGGAAGACCATGGACTTTAACAAGGTTAAGGAGATCGAAGAATACTGCAAGGAAGCCATGGATCTGTTTGGTTACCTACCAGTGAGTTCAGAAGGGGATCAGAAGAACATGAACATCGACTTTGTTTTATGA
- the LOC130291834 gene encoding carbohydrate sulfotransferase 6-like isoform X2, whose amino-acid sequence MSIRTLFHFCILLFFIFLSYQIYQITQVSRSSKSYDTEKMPVHVLILSSWRSGSSFMGQIFNHHPDVFYLFEPGHPVWKRFGSLGVGANLLHYPVRDLIRSLFTCDVTPLQQYVFGNGCYISSMSFFAESRALCSPPSCSRPMLPEGYNRTICYQYCRNSTFENMAKTCDTYNHRVMKTVRILDFSVLRPLFWDPALDLRIIHLVRDPRAIASSRRYFSLSADDKVVLKEHDKTINAPVLAKICKAQANINRMAKAEGHHLDGRYMLLRHEDLSREPIVNVRKIFQFSGLKMTTNFESWIYNITHIDESDRIFIPFSKQSSKVIQKWRKTMDFNKVKEIEEYCKEAMDLFGYLPVSSEGDQKNMNIDFVL is encoded by the coding sequence ATGTCCATCCGTACCCTCTTCCACTTCTGTATTCTTCTCTTCTTCATTTTCCTTTCATACCAAATTTACCAAATCACCCAGGTTTCCAGGTCCTCAAAGTCCTATGATACGGAGAAGATGCCGGTCCACGTTCTCATCTTATCGTCATGGCGTTCGGGCTCCTCATTCATGGGGCAGATCTTCAACCACCACCCTGATGTCTTTTATCTCTTTGAACCTGGACATCCTGTCTGGAAGAGATTTGGAAGTTTAGGGGTTGGCGCCAATTTACTTCACTACCCAGTAAGAGACCTCATCCGCTCACTGTTCACCTGTGATGTTACACCGCTACAACAGTATGTCTTTGGCAATGGCTGCTACATCTCCAGCATGTCCTTCTTTGCAGAGAGTCGCGCTTTGTGTTCGCCGCCATCTTGCTCACGCCCCATGTTACCCGAGGGCTATAATCGCACGATATGTTACCAATACTGTAGGAACAGCACTTTTGAAAACATGGCAAAGACATGTGACACTTACAATCACAGGGTTATGAAAACTGTTCGGATTCTGGACTTTTCGGTCCTCCGTCCACTTTTTTGGGACCCTGCGCTAGATCTTCGGATCATTCACCTGGTGAGAGACCCCAGGGCAATAGCGTCATCGAGGAGATACTTCAGCCTTTCTGCTGATGATAAGGTTGTTCTGAAGGAACATGACAAGACCATAAATGCTCCAGTGTTGGCCAAGATCTGCAAAGCTCAGGCAAATATAAACAGAATGGCCAAGGCGGAAGGGCATCACTTGGATGGGCGATACATGCTCCTGCGCCACGAGGATTTATCCAGAGAGCCCATTGTGAATGTCAGAAAAATATTCCAGTTCTCTGGCCTTAAAATGACCACAAACTTTGAAAGCTGGATCTATAACATCACTCACATTGATGAAAGCGACCGGATATTCATACCGTTCTCTAAACAGTCTTCAAAAGTCATTCAAAAATGGAGGAAGACCATGGACTTTAACAAGGTTAAGGAGATCGAAGAATACTGCAAGGAAGCCATGGATCTGTTTGGTTACCTACCAGTGAGTTCAGAAGGGGATCAGAAGAACATGAACATCGACTTTGTTTTATGA